GTACAGGTTGGTTTCGAACGGCGTAAACGGTGATATTCCCTCGCGTATGAGGCGGGGAAGCTCATGGCTTCCTTCGGGGAGAGCGATCACCTGCTCGACAGTAAATCCCGCACGGGCGAAACAGAGACGGTAGTCATGGATGGTGCGGTGAAAGTACGGAAGATAGAAGGCTTCGTTGGGTTCATCGACGATGGGGTATTCTCCCGCCCATCGCCAGAGCGCGGCCTCCGCGCCCTCGCCTGCTGTCCCGGAAGGTTTTCCTAAACTCTCCGCAGGATTGATCCGCCCGTTATCGAGGAGCCAGTCGGCAAAATCCGGGTGGACGGTGACGATGACCACATGCGCCCGCTCCGGTGTAATGATCCGCAGGTTCTCCATGAACGAGCCGAGACCGGGGATTTCCTGCACGGTGAACACGGAAACGATGCAGTTCCATTCCCTGCGGCGGGCGAGAATTTTCTCCGGGAAACCGGGGTCGGTGAGATTGCCCTCGATAAAATCA
Above is a genomic segment from bacterium containing:
- a CDS encoding class I SAM-dependent methyltransferase, with amino-acid sequence MNDEFIQHAEAWASSLWKNARDRWTGRTGQDRNYRSHVIHPALAEILMKLYPGGPVHVLDLGCGDGVFVGDAVGRGILDSGGSYTGVDISADFIARMRMPGESGRVDFIEGNLTDPGFPEKILARRREWNCIVSVFTVQEIPGLGSFMENLRIITPERAHVVIVTVHPDFADWLLDNGRINPAESLGKPSGTAGEGAEAALWRWAGEYPIVDEPNEAFYLPYFHRTIHDYRLCFARAGFTVEQVIALPEGSHELPRLIREGISPFTPFETNLYWPRIANAPSALAFIARREPNSEKP